In one window of Gemmatimonadales bacterium DNA:
- the era gene encoding GTPase Era: MPRCGIVALAGEPNAGKSTLLNALVGERLAITSPKPQTTRVPVHGLVTEGDTQVLFVDPAGLITPAYPLQRAMRRAALQVVQQADVVLHVHPLAQHPAPPLEALLPDARPLPERRIVAYTKADLVAATARAAPDPEAVVVSAVTGEGLDALRERVRLALPEGPFLYDPDDVGTQPLRFFAAEFIREAAFAELRQELPYAVAVQIDAFREAETGVYIRATLAVERESQKPIVLGKGGRTIKAIGTAARARIAAFLDRRAHLDLWVTVWPKWRSDPARLAQLGLPTTKEKGP; the protein is encoded by the coding sequence GTGCCGCGCTGCGGCATCGTCGCCCTGGCCGGCGAGCCCAACGCCGGAAAATCCACCCTGCTCAACGCCCTGGTGGGCGAACGGCTGGCAATCACCTCGCCCAAGCCCCAGACCACCCGCGTGCCCGTCCACGGCCTGGTCACCGAGGGCGACACGCAGGTCCTGTTCGTGGACCCCGCCGGCCTCATCACGCCGGCCTATCCGCTCCAGCGGGCGATGCGCCGCGCCGCCCTCCAGGTGGTCCAGCAGGCCGACGTGGTACTGCACGTGCACCCCCTCGCGCAGCACCCCGCGCCGCCCCTCGAGGCGCTGCTGCCCGACGCCCGTCCGCTCCCCGAGCGCCGGATCGTCGCCTACACCAAGGCCGACCTCGTCGCGGCGACGGCGCGAGCGGCCCCCGACCCGGAGGCGGTGGTGGTCTCGGCAGTGACGGGCGAGGGCCTGGACGCGCTGCGGGAGCGGGTGCGCCTCGCGCTGCCGGAGGGGCCGTTCCTCTACGACCCGGACGACGTGGGCACCCAGCCGCTGCGCTTCTTCGCCGCCGAGTTCATCCGGGAGGCGGCGTTCGCCGAGCTGCGCCAGGAGCTGCCCTACGCCGTGGCTGTCCAGATCGACGCATTCCGCGAGGCGGAAACCGGGGTATATATTCGGGCCACCCTCGCCGTCGAACGGGAGAGCCAGAAGCCGATCGTCCTGGGCAAGGGCGGACGCACCATCAAGGCGATCGGCACCGCGGCGCGCGCGCGCATCGCGGCGTTCCTGGACCGGCGCGCACACCTGGACCTGTGGGTCACCGTGTGGCCGAAATGGCGCTCGGACCCCGCGCGGCTCGCGCAGCTGGGGCTGCCGACAACCAAGGAGAAA